The Miscanthus floridulus cultivar M001 chromosome 17, ASM1932011v1, whole genome shotgun sequence genome has a window encoding:
- the LOC136515019 gene encoding DNA-directed RNA polymerase V subunit 7-like: MVFLEAEMSWNVLISPSQLDRKGLLLRKAIIVRLLEDVTNRRASKEHGYYVAVSQLKAISEGKVRELTGDVLFPVSFTCITQKPMKGEVMVGHVDRILKHGVFLKSGPVESIFLAEKSMSDYKYIGGENAMFMNDHSKLEKDTAVRFKVLGFRWMEADRQFQLLATIAGDFLGPL, encoded by the coding sequence ATGGTTTTTCTTGAGGCAGAGATGTCATGGAATGTGTTGATCTCACCTAGCCAGCTGGATCGCAAGGGCCTCCTGCTCCGCAAGGCTATCATCGTGCGTCTTCTGGAGGATGTCACAAACAGGAGGGCCTCCAAAGAGCATGGCTACTACGTTGCCGTTAGTCAGCTGAAGGCAATATCTGAAGGGAAAGTGCGTGAGCTAACTGGAGATGTTCTGTTCCCAGTTTCATTTACCTGCATCACGCAGAAGCCTATGAAGGGCGAGGTCATGGTTGGCCACGTTGACAGGATCCTCAAGCACGGCGTGTTCCTCAAATCCGGACCTGTGGAGAGCATCTTCCTGGCTGAGAAGTCGATGAGCGACTATAAGTACATAGGTGGGGAGAATGCGATGTTCATGAACGACCACTCGAAGCTGGAGAAGGACACTGCTGTGCGCTTCAAGGTCCTGGGGTTCCGCTGGATGGAGGCTGACCGCCAGTTCCAGCTCCTTGCTACGATCGCTGGTGACTTCCTCGGGCCGCTGTGA
- the LOC136515020 gene encoding universal stress protein PHOS32-like — MAGAEGERWVGLATDFSEGSRAALRWAAANLLRAGDHLLLLHAIKEPDYEQSEAILWESTGSPLIPLSEFSDPIIAKKYGAKPDIETLDLLNTTATQKEIMVVVKVLWGDPREKLCQVIHDTPLSCLVIGSRGLGKLKRVLLGSVSDYVVNNATCPVTVVKSSSTEG, encoded by the exons ATGGCCGGCGCGGAGGGCGAGAGGTGGGTGGGGCTGGCGACGGACTTCTCGGAGGGGAGCCGGGCGGCGCTGCGGTGGGCGGCGGCCAACCTGCTGCGCGCCGGCgaccacctgctgctgctgcacgcCATCAAGGAGCCCGACTACGAGCAGAGCGAGGCCATCCTCTGGGAATCCACCGGCTCCC CGTTGATTCCCCTCTCGGAATTCTCTGACCCTATTATCGCGAAGAAATATGGAGCAAAACCCGACATAGAAACCTTGGACCTCCTGAACACTACAGCTACACAGAAGGAG ATTATGGTGGTTGTGAAAGTCCTGTGGGGAGATCCGCGTGAGAAGCTCTGCCAAGTTATCCATGACACCCCGTTGAGCTGCTTGGTTATAGGAAGCAGGGGCCTTGGCAAGCTCAAGAG GGTGCTCTTGGGAAGTGTCAGCGACTATGTCGTGAACAACGCAACCTGCCCTGTCACCGTCGTCAAGTCATCAAGCACCGAAGGTTGA
- the LOC136515021 gene encoding uncharacterized protein, whose translation MAGAEGERWVGLATDFSEGSRAALRWAAANLLRAGDHLLLLHAIKEPDYEQSEAILWQSTGSLRWATYEWRHWSRCNKGDSFFCRSCGFNVRKTSCWPVAPTHTLLIA comes from the exons ATGGCCGGCGCGGAGGGCGAGAGGTGGGTGGGGCTGGCGACGGACTTCTCGGAGGGGAGCCGGGCGGCGCTGCGGTGGGCGGCGGCCAACCTGCTGCGCGCCGGCgaccacctgctgctgctgcacgcCATCAAGGAGCCCGACTACGAGCAGAGCGAGGCCATCCTCTGGCAATCCACCGGCTCCC TTAGATGGGCGACCTATGAGTGGCGACATTGGTCGAGGTGCAACAAGGGAGACAGTTTCTTTTGCCGCTCATGTGGATTCAATGTCAGAAAGACCTCCTG TTGGCCGGTGGCACCAACTCATACACTATTGATTGCTTAA